A single window of Aspergillus oryzae RIB40 DNA, chromosome 8 DNA harbors:
- a CDS encoding uncharacterized protein (predicted protein), producing MPVSSPLKAAAKTAAAKVRSKVSRSSHEKYAWLYAPPATKDDINPVVECWLKDQGNLDYVSGVTGGTFRDNPLENVVESFAIVWTKNSGTIERPFPGKYLLIVGLEYVDQNNGLPILEETTSLDHGEMRTRNSPRAVWPTHPKFHMPQRMQFAVSSFVG from the exons atgcCTGTCTCATCACCGTTAAAGGCTGCTGCAAAAACTGCAGCAGCGAAAGTGAGATCAAAGGTCTCCCGTAGCTCGCACGAGAAGTATGCGTGGCTTTATGCTCCCCCAGCGACCAAAGATGATATTAATCCAGTCGTGGAATGCTGGCTGAAG GATCAAGGCAACCTCGACTATGTTTCTGGAGTTACGGGCGGAACGTTCCGGGATAACCCGCTGGAAAACGTCGTTGAATCCTTTGCGATCGTTTGGACAAAAAACAGTGGCACTATCGAAAGGCCCTTTCCCGGGAAATACTTGCTGATTGTTGGGCTGGAGTATGTGGACCAGAATAATGGGCTTCCCATATTGGAGGAGACTACGTCGTTGGACCATGGCGA GATGAGGACCAGAAACTCGCCAAGGGCTGTGTGGCCCACGCATCCGAAGTTCCATATGCCGCAAAGGATGCAGTTTGCTGTGTCCAGCTTTGTGGGTTAA
- a CDS encoding uncharacterized protein (predicted protein), with translation MALLSKREIIEFRPIGDGLNAFRDEFVSTCRSSGLPCSVQSVHELDHDGQMTVSNRELALQSLCIWLILALQALPASRALPPVVGAHKNLFNDLSRLCSSINSDEFNLERLLPLSIAAFNREFDEVIWDKLYAAAAETTPPHPRPPPYVEQMPYSCSTSMISNSHERRDDIDPVLKKELGSIYTDVPGFEEAFFGGVKDLEKAGTAVFHRFIEGDDPLYRETAGWRDWPQSAEEKQVLDCKKSFAGSRRSKRSNA, from the exons ATGGCTCTGCTGTCTAAGAGGGAAATCATTGAATTTAGGCCTATTGGCGACGGATTGAATGCATTCCGCGACGAGTTCGTATCGACTTGCAGAAGTTCGGGTCTTCCTTGCTCCGTCCAATCTGTACACGAGCTTGATCATGATG GACAAATGACTGTATCTAACCGTGAATTAGCTCTTCAGAGCCTGTGCATCTGGCTAATACTGGCATTGCAGGCCCTTCCCGCTTCCCGCGCCTTGCCCCCTGTAGTTGGCGCCCACAAAAACCTTTTTAATGATTTATCCAGGTTATGCTCGAGTATCAACTCCGACGAATTCAACCTGGAGCGACTTCTGCCCTTATCAATCGCGGCATTCAACAGAGAATTTGATGAGGTCATTTGGGATAAACTCTACGCAGCGGCGGCAGAAACCACGCCCCCCCACCCAAGGCCGCCACCGTACGTCGAGCAAATGCCGTATTCCTGTTCTACAAGCATGATCTCGAATTCGCATGAACGTCGGGATGACATAGACCCTgtgctgaagaaggaacTAGGCTCAATATACACGGATGTACCTGGATTTGAGGAGGCATTCTTCGGAGGAGTTAAAGATCTGGAGAAAGCTGGCACTGCTGTCTTCCATAGATTCATTGAGGGGGATGATCCTCTATACAGGGAAACAGCTGGCTGGCGTGACTGGCCTCAATCTgcagaggaaaagcaggTCCTGGATTG caagaaaagcttCGCCGGTAGCAGGAGAAGCAAGAGAAGCAACGCTTAg
- a CDS encoding uncharacterized protein (predicted protein) — protein MGKTRKSLCVVLPYVFSVASLICLIFANLTGFGSTLEKKLTGLISQRSVFDDSLAAVAETTSDVSSTLQDTSNTAQNEGNDAIDGVMEAVGNAVDEAKNQAQDVSDKLAKIESNIERFYIIGLWGYCQGSFNGTGSTVRKCTPPSSSFWFNFTEVLGLESSWAEKIFPSEVEKVVGVYKVASKGISATYITALTTTVLTLITGLTAIVSGWGSCLISICAMISMVSNIAGSATVTGVYVSLVGVLESVFYSAGINASLGQKMLATSWLASSFSVVACIFWLLSICCC, from the exons ATGGGTAAGACAAGAAAGTCGCTATGTGTCGTCTTGCCTTATGTTTTTTCAGTTGCTAGCCTAATATGTCTTATATTC GCCAACTTAACGGGGTTTGGATCAACTCTAGAGAAGAAATTAACGGGACTAATCTCACAACGGTCAGTCTTTGATGATTCCTTAGCCGCGGTAGCAGAGACTACTTCAGATGTTTCGTCAACACTGCAGGATACAAGCAACACTGCCCAGAATGAAGGCAACGACGCCATTGATGGTGTGATGGAAGCGGTGGGGAATGCGGTAGATGAAGCAAAAAATCAGGCTCAGGATGTTTCTGATAAACTTGCCAAGATAGAATCCAATATAGAGAGGTTCTACATCATTGGGCTTTGGGGATACTGCCAAGGGAGCTTCAATGGAACTGGTTCGACCGTCAGGAAATGTACACCTCCAAGCTCGTCCTTCTGGTTCAACTTTACTGAAGTACTCGGGCTGGAGAGCTCATGGGCAGAGAAGATATTTCCTAGCGAGGTCGAAAAGGTAGTGGGTGTGTATAAGGTGGCATCGAAGGGAATAAGCGCCACCTATATAACCGCACTTACCACAACTGTACTCACCCTAATTACGGGATTAACGGCCATAGTCTCCGGCTGGGGAAGCTGCTTGATCAGTATATGCGCAATG ATATCGATGGTTTCTAATATAGCAGGGTCAGCAACAGTTACGGGGGTGTATGTCTCACTTGTCGGTGTCCTTGAATCTGTGTTCTATTCTGCGGGGATTAATGCAAGCTTGGGCCAGAAAATGTTAGCAACTAGCTGGCTGGcttcttcattctccgtGGTGGCTTGTATTTTCTGGTTGTTGAGTATCTGTTGCTGTTAG
- a CDS encoding uncharacterized protein (predicted protein), producing MVIDKRLPRLDLIRKAHLELWSWDGSTKLDSDTWDVHITSGRGLKVSFVMSTYIHLSHYRCIRCKEKQVESVKRRTYTTWLTPLSFTPEFTIPVSDICPWHNNQGVVRADYGDQDYHQDHFKQLEGYNAFRAMVFLLFPGLWSKVLGQQVFIADDERDSVVDDLNTATYRLGGIIKDATDRYMFEVYHDAEVAGVVLPDDVLNFLREQKEQSPENEVIGMARSMKFGPTSCLADSAVQEVEDVQRDGRSGDH from the exons ATGGTCATT GACAAGCGCCTTCCTAGACTAGACTTGATACGCAAAGCTCATCTGGAGCTTTGGAGCTGGGATGGAAGTACCAAGCTTGACAGCGACACTTGGGATGTTCATATTACATCAGGACGAGGGCTTAAAGTTTCTTTTGTCATGAGCACTTACATACACCTCAGCCACTACAGGTGTATCCGCTGCAAAGAGAAGCAGGTTGAAAGCGTAAAGCGCCGGACATATACCACCTG GCTCACGCCGTTATCATTCACACCAGAGTTTACGATTCCTGTCAGTGACATCTGTCCTTGGCACAATAACCAGGGAGTGGTACGTGCTGACTATGGCGACCAGGACTATCATCAAGATCACTTTAAACAATTGGAAGGCTACAATGCGTTCCGTGCTATGGTATTTTTGTTATTTCCGGGATTATGGTCCAAGGTTCTTGGCCAACAAGTCTTCATAGCCGATGACGAGCGGGACAGCGTGGTTGACGATCTGAATACCGCTACATATCGACTTGGGGGCATCATTAAAGATGCTACTGATAGATATATGTTCGAGGTATACCACGACGCGGAAGTAGCAGGCGTCGTGCTTCCTGACGATGTCCTCAACTTTCTGAGAGAGCAGAAAGAACAGTCACCAGAAAACGAAGTGATTGGAATGGCTAGGAGCATGAAATTCGGCCCAACTAGTTGCTTAGCAGACTCGGCAGTGCAAGAAGTAGAGGATGTTCAGCGTGACGGACGGTCGGGTGATCACTGA
- a CDS encoding uncharacterized protein (predicted protein) yields the protein MATAIAKRKRARKACIPCHQRKRKCDTVYPCGMCSTYGYNCRYADDTADNTGGGVLIPSSAKRVSLDSESRLTSRAPTARSPRSRSHMERGSREADGSSTESPTIVAGASPGIFDEQKFRYSGASAAMAFPHILGVALGSDSPPKMRSFAYNFGIRPEEASNAHGFLGNLISEKDLDFFSGVYFSILGPIGDVIDPRIYAQRCREYYHGSGRNAVAFAAVAAGVAALGSFLSPNRHPRESDLVQYAKAILDDPASMRLHGIDHIVAWGMRVFYLRATTRPSNAWIASCTQMHLCEAIGLHEEENIKKMASIAGAAVHGHDADRLRRIFWISWAGHIMLSYEYDRSPVHFRAVTCQSIIPVSGSVADQFIQLVQIIPSLNSPFQLEWQSPAPSDELFERLKVLGGLQTTHPFLVVTKADIAFCFYRRLYQLKIRIPDEVIKLVIDSGNAAVEAAEQQASQGRLFWNVIGSVFQYACILLAIDTPAASVHIGAAFKGLENLVKAVDTGLTREALSMARHLLSLNMAKKRKELAQLEAVEANYQFFPAQPASETNTAVPDIDWDVDWDQFFIEPYLSMLGPDIQV from the coding sequence ATGGCGACTGCGATCGCCAAACGCAAGCGCGCGAGAAAGGCATGCATCCCATGCCATCAGCGGAAGCGGAAATGTGACACCGTGTATCCTTGCGGCATGTGCTCCACTTATGGATACAACTGCAGGTACGCTGATGACACCGCTGATAATACGGGTGGCGGCGTACTTATTCCATCCTCAGCAAAGCGCGTCAGCCTCGACAGTGAAAGTCGTCTGACCAGCCGGGCCCCCACAGCGCGCAGTCCACGCAGCCGGTCTCACATGGAGCGAGGCTCCCGCGAAGCCGACGGCTCGTCGACGGAGAGTCCCACCATTGTGGCCGGGGCCTCCCCGGGCATCTTTGACGAGCAAAAGTTCAGATACTCTGGGGCGTCAGCGGCCATGGCTTTCCCACACATCCTGGGTGTGGCCCTTGGCTCCGACAGTCCTCCCAAAATGCGGTCCTTTGCCTACAACTTTGGCATTCGCCCCGAGGAAGCATCCAACGCTCACGGCTTTCTGGGGAATCTCATTTCGGAGAAAGACCTCGACTTTTTCTCAGGAGTGTACTTTTCAATATTGGGCCCCATTGGCGACGTGATTGACCCGAGAATTTACGCCCAGCGATGTCGGGAGTACTATCATGGTTCCGGCAGGAACGCTGTCGCCTTTGCCGCTGTGGCCGCTGGTGTGGCCGCTCTCGGGTCATTCCTATCTCCCAACAGACACCCGCGGGAGTCTGACCTGGTGCAGTACGCCAAAGCCATTCTCGATGATCCGGCCTCTATGCGATTGCATGGTATCGATCATATCGTCGCGTGGGGCATGCGAGTGTTTTACCTACGGGCCACAACCCGCCCCAGCAATGCTTGGATCGCTTCGTGCACCCAAATGCACCTCTGTGAAGCGATAGGGCTgcacgaggaagagaacatcaagaagatggcatCCATCGCCGGCGCCGCGGTTCATGGACATGATGCGGACCGACTGAGGAGGATTTTCTGGATCTCGTGGGCTGGGCATATCATGCTTTCCTATGAGTACGATCGTTCGCCTGTACACTTTCGGGCCGTGACTTGCCAGTCTATCATTCCGGTATCAGGGTCCGTTGCTGACCAATTCATTCAATTAGTCCAGATTATCCCATCGCTCAACTCTCCGTTTCAGCTCGAATGGCAGTCCCCAGCTCCGAGTGACGAGCTATTTGAGCGTCTCAAGGTATTGGGTGGGCTCCAGACCACCCACCCATTCTTGGTGGTGACCAAGGCGGACATTGCGTTCTGCTTCTATCGTCGCCTTTACCAGCTCAAAATCCGCATACCAGACGAAGTCATCAAGCTCGTCATTGATAGCGGCAACGCCGCAGTGGAGGCAGCCGAGCAGCAAGCTAGCCAGGGTCGTCTGTTTTGGAACGTCATCGGCAGCGTCTTCCAGTATGCCTGCATCCTGTTGGCCATCGACACGCCGGCCGCCTCTGTCCATATTGGTGCTGCCTTCAAGGGCTTGGAGAACTTAGTCAAGGCTGTCGATACAGGGCTGACGCGTGAGGCGTTATCTATGGCGCGGCATCTACTCAGTCTTAATATGGCGAAGAAGCGAAAAGAACTTGCTCAGTTGGAAGCTGTCGAGGCGAACTATCAATTCTTTCCGGCGCAGCCGGCATCCGAAACCAACACTGCTGTGCCAGATATAGACTGGGACGTGGACTGGGACCAATTCTTTATCGAGCCATATCTATCGATGCTCGGTCCTGACATTCAGGTATAG